Proteins encoded within one genomic window of bacterium:
- a CDS encoding DUF433 domain-containing protein, whose product MEQILKALARGVTTNELLEDYPELEYADIQAALLYAIDPD is encoded by the coding sequence TTGGAGCAAATTTTAAAAGCGCTCGCCAGAGGGGTTACAACCAATGAATTGCTTGAGGATTATCCTGAGTTAGAGTACGCAGATATTCAGGCGGCTTTGCTCTATGCTATTGATCCCGACTAG